AATAACAGAATCATTGTAAACGCACCATAGTCGGTACTAATACTTGATTAGCCGCTCCAAAGAGCGGCGTTGGTTTTAAAGTTGCTTTCTGCATTCCTTTGGTAGCTTGTCTGACCAAGGAAGCAGATCTTCACAAAAACTTGCATCATGGTCATCCATGTGCTTTGGAATCTCTGTCAGAAGATATTCAAAGTAATTATAAGGTTTTAGATCGTTAGCCTTTGCAGTTTCTGCAATGCTGTAAATGATTGCACTTGCTTCTGCCCCTGCGATGGTATCAATCATAACCCAGTTTTTCTTGCCTACACAGAATGGCCGAATTGCCTGTTCTGCCGAATTGTTATCGATTGGCACTTCTCCATCTTCAAGGAATGTTCTCAAATACTTTTCCTGATTCAAGGAGTAAGTAAATCCATTTGCTGTCTTACTCTTCGGCGGAACAGACATGAGATTCTGTTTTGCCCATGCAAAATAAGCATCCACCAGTGGCTTTACAGTCAACTGACGATGTTTCAGGCGTTCATCCGGATTCATGTCCCCAAGCTTGTTCTCCTCGCGATAGATTGCTTGGATTTGCTTCAATGCCAGATATGCAAGAGACATTTTCTGGTTTGCCTTTGGTAGAGCCTTAACAGCCTCATCGAAGCGACGTCTTGCATGTGCCCAGCACCCAGCGATTTTCAGGTCTTCGCGTTCTTTTTCAATCGTATGGTAGACCTGATAGCCATCCGTCAGACAAATTCCTTGAAAATCTTTAAGAAAAGCTCGTGGATGACTGGCATTACGAGATGGTTGGTACTCGTACAAGATGATCTGCTTATTCAGATACATCTTTCCTGTACGGTATACCCACATGTAATGCTTATTTCCGGTAGTTCTGTTTTCTTTTGAAACAAGAACCGGAGTCTCATCTGCTTGTAAGACATGATAGTCATACATTTTCTCGTGCAGATAATCATAAAAGATTGAGAGATATCTCTCTGCACATAGAATGGTCCAATGAGCCATATCCGCGCGATCGATGTTAAGACCCATTCTTTGGAATTCCTGTTCCTGACGATAAAGAGGTGCTGCATTAACATATTTGGCATTCCAAATGCCTGCTAGCAAAGATGGTGAAACAAGACTGTTTCTTAGTAAATAAGCAGGATGATCTGCCTTTTTGAAATGATTGTCCTTTTTAGATTTATACACGCCAACGTGATGTTCTTCGATTTCAATCTTCATTGGGGTAAAACGATAGCGATGGTATACTTCATCTTCAAGCTGATACCAGCCATCTTCTCCGAATTCGTCGATTAACTCGTCTTCCGTCATCTTGTGTTCAACCGGAACGATTGGAAGACCTTTGATGTCAGCAGCGCGTTTCCCCTTTTTCTTTTTACTATGAGGTTTCGATGTTTCTTCTTCCTCTGAGCATTCAAGGGCTGCAACAGCTTCTGCTTCATTAAAATAAACGATATTGCCATCAACCTCTAAGAAGCTGATCTGGTTATCTACATCAAGTTTCTCAGATGACTTCCCAAAACGGTTATTGTTCAATACAGCGACCTGTTCCAACAACAGTTGCAGTTTCCGATCAATATCTTTGAGTTGTGATTGTTGTGCCAAAAACAGTTGAATAAGGGTAGCCTTGTCAAAATTATTCAATTGTTCTTCTGTATATTCCATCGCCATAATGTACCTCTTTTCTAAGGTCTATTATAGCGGATATGGACTTAAATTGCGAATGTTGTTCGTTTCAAAATTCGGCAAATTGCCTATGCCTGTAAGCTCCCACAAGGGATTTGTAGACCTTGTAAATGCAGAGTTTTCAAAACAATGGATATAAATTACAATTACCTAAAAGCGCAATAACACGCTAATAATGCAGAATACTGGACTTACAGATGATTGTAATTACCATATTAGAACCCAGGAATGATGCCCCTGAAATTTCTACCTTTTGCACAATCATTATGCCATATGTTCTGGCGGTCGGATCTCTTGAACCGTTTTCTTTGGAAAAATTGTTAGACCTTCCATGAGCCAACGAAATTGCTGACTGGTAAGTGCTCGTACTTCGGATTCATTTCTTGGCCACACGAAGTTCCCTTTCTCTAGGCGCTTATACAAGAGCAAGAATCCGTCCTTTTCCCACACCAATCCTTTGATTCTGTCAGTCTTGCGACCACAGAAAAGGTAAAGCGTATCAGGAACGTACGGGCTACTTCCTGTTTTGGATTCGATGATAGAAGCTAATGAATCCAAGCCAAAACGGAGATCCGTGTAGCCGCAAACGATATAAATCTGTTTAAAACAAGTGGCATCATTCAACATGGGCAAGCACCCCAAGAACTTTTGATAAAAGTGAAGATGATGTGTTTTCTGTAACACGAAGAGTCACACCATGCGCTGAAAGTTCAATAAATGATTCATCGCACTCTTGATTTGTTTCTGCAAAAGAATAATTACCATTTGTCATTAGATTGGTAGGAACAGGAACAATCGCTTGTTCAACAACCTCGCTTGGAAGCGAATCCAAACAGGCTTTGCGAACCTGAGTCATTCGGTAATAATAGTTTGCGGTGGTAATAGAATGTTCCTGACACCATTCGCTGACAGACATTCCAACAGGCCGATTGTTACAATCTTGAATCATTTGAGCCCATTCTTGTATACGACAATTGCGTGATGCTATAGATGTTTGAGATTTCATAATAGAAGCCCTCCTTGTGTCAAAAAAGTTTAGACTAAACTTTTTAGACTAAACTTTTTTGATGAATATTAATTGTTGGGTCTATTTTCTCAAATTTTCATAGCACAATCTATATACGCACTATGGTGCGTTTACGAATCATTATACAAAACATTTCCCAAAAACATTATTCAATAACAGAATCATTTGATAAATCATTTCTAAAGATATGGTTCATACATAGAGCATAGGAACAAATCCGGGTCAGATTCATTGTCCAAAATTACTCACATCACATACAAATGAACAATTACTGTTTAAAAAGAAAAAAGTATTGTTAAAAAAGTAAAATAAATAGATGAGAGGAGGTTGATAAAATCATTTACTGTTTCATACGATAATTAGAAATTTTAGACAGTAAAATGAAAGAAAACCAATACACGAACTCAAATAATTACTGTTTAAAAGTGGAAGAGGAGAATTTAAACAGTAAAGAAGCGAGATGAGCACAATAAATACTGTTTATAAAGAGAAAAACAAAATTCAAACAGTAAAGATGGCAAGGAAACAGTGTAAAGAAAGATTGCAGTCAGATTTCCATGGAGAAAAAATAAAGGGGGAGGCATTATAGAAGCAATTAGAAAAGAAAGAGAATTATTAGAGAAGACATTACAAAAGGTAAAGAAAGAAGTAGAAATGTTGCCCAAGGGACATTTACAATGCTCTAAAAGTAATGGTATGGAACAATACCTGATAGATGGAAAATATGTAAGTAAAAAGAAAATAGATTGGATAAGAGGAGTTGCTCAAAGAGAGTATTATGAGGATATAATACCGATAATGGAAAATATATTGAAAAGTCTATACTCTGCTGATAAAATTTATAAAAATCAGGCCTTAAATAATAGCTATCAGTCGTTATGCAATGCGTGAAAAAAATTAATTACGCCGTTATTTTTCCCGATTGAGGAGAAGATTGGATCATTTATGACGGAACAATATCCTCCGGGAGAATTCGAGAAAGAGAATCATTCCGAATTTTTTACAGCAAAAGGGGAGAGGGTGCGTTCCAAATCAGAGCTTCTTATTTCAGAGCAATTATGTAAACATGGAATACCATATCGATACGAGAAAACGATAGAGTTGTTAGAATGGAACAGAGTAATCGTATGCAGGCCGGATTTCACAGTGATGAATAGAAGAACTGGGAAAATATATTTGTATGAACATTTTGGAAGGATGGATGATTTCATGTATGTAGAAAATAGTATGAGAAAACTTGACTTATATGAGAAAAATGGATATCTGCTTGGAAAGAATTTAATCATAACCCGTGAAACAATCGCTTCACCACTCAATATTCAAAAAGTGGATTCCTATATAAAAGAGTTTTTACTATAAGATTGTAGGATGACAATATTTTAATTTGTAGGAAATTTTTCAAATCGTAGGAAATAGAACATAGTTATGATGTTGTTCATGAAGTTTTTTGTAATGGAATTGGTAAAATTAGGATGAGCCAGCAAAATATCAGTACTTGAGAAACTCAAGTACGAATTGATATACATTTTATCAATATAGAGTATAAGGAAGGGTTCAGAGCATTTGCTTGGAACCTTTTTGAATATAGGGTACAATGGAAATGATTGAAAAATAGCCGTGAAACTGTTATCGTTAAACTATCAGAAGACAAGCCAGTTATAATTAAAAAAAGAAGGAACAACGATGAAGAAAACAAATGTAAAAGACAATGGATTTGAAGGTATACTTTTTCTGGGAAATGGGACAAAAGATAAAGTTGTAATTGTTATGTCAGGCTCCAATGGAGGAATGAAGCTTACAAAACAGGCGGCAGAATTTTACCATAAAAATGGTGTTCCTGCGTTGGCGCTGGCATTGTTTGCAACAAAGGGAACACAGCCTTTTTTGGATAGAGTGCCGGTGGAATATGTAGAATATGCAATTCGTTGGCTTAAGGAGCAGGGATACAACCGAATCGGGATTGATGGAATGTCAAAAGGAAGTGAAATAGCACTCGTTGCGGCATCCATGTTTTCGGACATATCCTGCGTCATAGTCAGGGTGCCATCCTATTTTGTGAGTGAGGGGCTTGCTGGAAAAGGGAAGAACAAAGCGCCGTCCGGTACCTCCTGTTGGAGTTATCATGGAAAGGAACTTGCCTATGCGCCATACAAGATGAGAAAATTTAATATCCTAAAAATGCTGATAAAAGAAAAGGAATTGCATATCATCATGTTTAACAAAGATAAAGACATTATCCCGGAGAGCATCATTGCGATTGATAAGATAAAAGCGCCAATACTAATTTTATCGTCCAAACAGGATTCAGTATGGCCATCCTATGAAAGCGGTATTTATATAGAAAAGAAACTTGAGGAAACAAGTTTCCCATATGAACATAAGCATGTTGCATATGAACATATGAGTCACGCGTTGGTAACCAAACTGCCAATCCTATATAAGTTAGGTTTTAGGTCAGAAAGGGAAAATGCAAAAGCGTGTGCCATTGACAGAGATAGCATGAAGAAAGAATTGTTGGACTGGATAAATCGGGTGTGGAAATAGTTCCAAATCAACATTTATGAAAAAAACACTTGACCTTCCACCTTGTGGAACCTGTATAAAGGTTATGTCAGACAACATATTTGAAAATTAAAGGAGGAGAAATGATGGGAGTACAGACAATATCAAATACCGCAATTTGCGGCGTTGTAATTTCTATTATTTTATCAATGACAGTACCAGTTGCATTCATTATTTTTGCAAAAAAGAAGTATCAGGCGAAGATTTCAACATTTTTTATTGGAGCAGGAACCTTCTTATTGTTCGCGATGGTTCTAGAACAAATCATGCATTTGCTGGTCATTAAGGTTGGTGGATTAAGTGCGGAGAACAACCGCTGGCTGTATTATATTTATGCAGCAATGGCGGCAGCAGTTTTTGAGGAAACAGGAAGAATTGTGGCAATGAAGTTCTGGATGAAGAAACGATTGGATTTCCCAAATGCGCTTATGTATGGTATTGGACACGGCGGAATTGAGGCAATTTTGATTGGTGGACTGACCAACATTAGCAATCTGATTTCAATGCTCATGATTAATAGTGGTGCAATGGAGCAGTCGTTGGCGATTTTGCCAGAAGAAACAAGAAACCAGACGATGCAGCAGTTATCTGCGTTGTGGACAACGCCAGCCTCACATTTCATGGCAGGTGGATTTGAGAGGGTAAGTGCGATTATTTTGCAGATTGGGTTATCGTTGCTTATTTATCACGCATTGAAGTCGAAGAAACGTGGTGCTGCAATTCTTGCGTATGCGCTTCACTTTATGGTGGACTTTGTTGCAGTATCCTGTGCGGCATATGTTTCGGTATGGATATTAGAGGTGTTTATTTTTGTAATGGCGGTAGGAACCTTACTGTTTGCATGGAGAAAGAGTAAATGAAAATTGCAATATTTGCAGATATTCACAGCAACGTAGAGGCATTGAAAGCTTGCTATGAACAAGCAAAAAGACGTTCTGTGACAGAGTTTATTTTCCTTGGGGATTACCTGGGTGACATGGCAAACCCCAGGGATACCCTAAAGTTACTTCATGAAATCGAGAAGACGTATCTGTGTACCTTTATTCGTGGAAATAAGGAAAATTACTGGATTCATCATCGGAAAAATTCAGAGGAAGAGTGGAAAACGGGGACGACAACAACGGGAATGTTAGCATATAATTTTTCACAGTTGTCCGATGAAGATATCGATTTTTTTGAGGCAATGCCAATTTCAAAAGAAATGAGATATGGGAATTTACCGGTTTTTACAATATGTCATGGTTCGCCGTTGGTTGTGAATCAGAGTTTGCGACCAGATT
This genomic window from Roseburia sp. 831b contains:
- the tnpC gene encoding IS66 family transposase; protein product: MAMEYTEEQLNNFDKATLIQLFLAQQSQLKDIDRKLQLLLEQVAVLNNNRFGKSSEKLDVDNQISFLEVDGNIVYFNEAEAVAALECSEEEETSKPHSKKKKGKRAADIKGLPIVPVEHKMTEDELIDEFGEDGWYQLEDEVYHRYRFTPMKIEIEEHHVGVYKSKKDNHFKKADHPAYLLRNSLVSPSLLAGIWNAKYVNAAPLYRQEQEFQRMGLNIDRADMAHWTILCAERYLSIFYDYLHEKMYDYHVLQADETPVLVSKENRTTGNKHYMWVYRTGKMYLNKQIILYEYQPSRNASHPRAFLKDFQGICLTDGYQVYHTIEKEREDLKIAGCWAHARRRFDEAVKALPKANQKMSLAYLALKQIQAIYREENKLGDMNPDERLKHRQLTVKPLVDAYFAWAKQNLMSVPPKSKTANGFTYSLNQEKYLRTFLEDGEVPIDNNSAEQAIRPFCVGKKNWVMIDTIAGAEASAIIYSIAETAKANDLKPYNYFEYLLTEIPKHMDDHDASFCEDLLPWSDKLPKECRKQL
- the tnpB gene encoding IS66 family insertion sequence element accessory protein TnpB (TnpB, as the term is used for proteins encoded by IS66 family insertion elements, is considered an accessory protein, since TnpC, encoded by a neighboring gene, is a DDE family transposase.); this encodes MLNDATCFKQIYIVCGYTDLRFGLDSLASIIESKTGSSPYVPDTLYLFCGRKTDRIKGLVWEKDGFLLLYKRLEKGNFVWPRNESEVRALTSQQFRWLMEGLTIFPKKTVQEIRPPEHMA
- a CDS encoding acyl-CoA thioester hydrolase/BAAT C-terminal domain-containing protein, coding for MKKTNVKDNGFEGILFLGNGTKDKVVIVMSGSNGGMKLTKQAAEFYHKNGVPALALALFATKGTQPFLDRVPVEYVEYAIRWLKEQGYNRIGIDGMSKGSEIALVAASMFSDISCVIVRVPSYFVSEGLAGKGKNKAPSGTSCWSYHGKELAYAPYKMRKFNILKMLIKEKELHIIMFNKDKDIIPESIIAIDKIKAPILILSSKQDSVWPSYESGIYIEKKLEETSFPYEHKHVAYEHMSHALVTKLPILYKLGFRSERENAKACAIDRDSMKKELLDWINRVWK
- a CDS encoding YhfC family intramembrane metalloprotease; protein product: MMGVQTISNTAICGVVISIILSMTVPVAFIIFAKKKYQAKISTFFIGAGTFLLFAMVLEQIMHLLVIKVGGLSAENNRWLYYIYAAMAAAVFEETGRIVAMKFWMKKRLDFPNALMYGIGHGGIEAILIGGLTNISNLISMLMINSGAMEQSLAILPEETRNQTMQQLSALWTTPASHFMAGGFERVSAIILQIGLSLLIYHALKSKKRGAAILAYALHFMVDFVAVSCAAYVSVWILEVFIFVMAVGTLLFAWRKSK